A stretch of the Balneola vulgaris DSM 17893 genome encodes the following:
- a CDS encoding PTS sugar transporter subunit IIA: MDTKSILSELEVENKNDLISKLVQTLAHKVDTSFLPEIEEAVFERESVMSTGVGKGLAIPHGKSKNIEENYAAFAVLKQPLEFDSIDGQPVNMVFLLVGPDSKNSLHIKLLSRISRLMNSSSFRDKIVSCTNSQQILDAFKEEEEKYFIS; the protein is encoded by the coding sequence TTGGATACAAAATCAATACTGTCAGAACTAGAGGTAGAGAATAAAAATGATCTCATTTCAAAATTAGTGCAAACTCTTGCACACAAAGTAGATACTTCGTTTTTACCCGAAATTGAAGAAGCCGTTTTTGAAAGGGAGAGTGTGATGAGTACTGGAGTAGGGAAAGGGCTAGCAATTCCTCACGGTAAGTCAAAGAACATCGAAGAAAATTACGCGGCCTTCGCAGTACTAAAACAACCCCTCGAGTTTGATTCAATTGATGGACAACCCGTTAATATGGTGTTCCTGTTAGTTGGGCCAGATTCAAAAAACAGCCTACATATTAAATTGTTGAGTAGAATATCACGGTTAATGAACAGTAGCTCATTCCGAGATAAAATAGTATCGTGCACAAATTCTCAACAAATCTTAGACGCTTTTAAAGAAGAAGAAGAGAAATACTTTATATCCTAA
- a CDS encoding heme exporter protein CcmB has protein sequence MQWLQTTITIFKKDLQTEFRTRFGFNMVLAFVVSALLLVMFTLKAQELNPTPKSGLVWIIVLFAALSSLGRSFISETEKNTYDVLRIHAKGSSVFAGKLFFNILFSLVVNLLTFLIYIFLADLTIVSWAAFGVILIFGTLGLSGVSTLIAAIVSQADRKGAIFSVLTIPLFIPFILLLTSITKSAFVNGLEDGFTNDFSALIGFIGVTISAGIVLFEYIWEE, from the coding sequence ATGCAATGGCTCCAAACCACTATCACAATTTTTAAAAAAGATCTACAGACAGAATTCCGTACCCGATTTGGGTTTAATATGGTTTTAGCTTTTGTAGTATCTGCTCTTTTATTGGTGATGTTTACCTTGAAAGCTCAAGAACTCAATCCTACACCCAAGAGTGGACTAGTATGGATTATCGTCTTGTTTGCTGCATTGTCCTCCCTAGGTAGAAGCTTTATCTCTGAGACCGAGAAAAACACCTATGATGTGCTCCGAATTCACGCAAAGGGATCGAGTGTTTTTGCCGGTAAGTTATTCTTCAACATCCTATTTAGCTTGGTTGTAAATCTGCTCACTTTTTTAATTTATATTTTCTTAGCAGACCTCACCATCGTTTCGTGGGCTGCATTTGGGGTTATCCTTATTTTTGGAACACTTGGGTTATCGGGGGTGTCAACACTCATTGCAGCTATTGTATCTCAGGCCGATCGCAAAGGGGCTATATTTTCGGTATTAACCATCCCGCTGTTTATTCCATTTATATTATTGTTAACTAGTATCACTAAATCTGCTTTTGTAAATGGATTAGAAGATGGATTCACCAACGATTTTTCAGCACTCATCGGGTTTATTGGAGTTACCATATCCGCAGGAATTGTACTATTTGAATATATCTGGGAGGAATAA
- a CDS encoding ATP-binding protein, translating to MKVSFGNQRLIGQQRAKSQIEKMLESNRISHAYLISGASGVGKTAFALAFAEVINGISNLSDLGPNTTSKKSSWFTHPDIHVFIPKPTSAKVEELRERLELLSNDPYEIINFSQRPSLNDASNSKNLQSFYPIDYFRDEIRPVTKLRPNEGNRIVIIMTQVETMRKETANAFLKILEEPSDRLMFILTTESYESLLPTITSRCQHIALGTLTPSEVEQGLIHVDGIPEDDAKYLARVANGNYAATRFFDIERLKQNRAEVVQYLRWAFSHDAIALTKLAQDWQSSNNIEGLIAITNLLEMYIRDLMIYKETKNKTLITNIDQLESVVKFVDTLENARLDEMIKEVDKCRPQIYQNVSPKLLFIVLALRFSALMRGEDPVISDEESWKHLPAFVE from the coding sequence TTGAAGGTTTCATTTGGTAATCAACGCTTAATAGGACAACAGCGAGCAAAATCTCAAATTGAGAAAATGCTTGAATCGAATCGCATCAGCCACGCATATTTAATTTCGGGAGCATCAGGTGTGGGGAAAACAGCCTTTGCATTGGCTTTCGCTGAAGTAATAAACGGTATTTCGAATCTTTCTGATTTGGGACCTAATACCACTTCAAAGAAATCATCATGGTTCACCCACCCCGACATCCATGTGTTTATACCTAAGCCTACTTCTGCAAAGGTTGAGGAATTGCGTGAACGTCTAGAGTTATTGTCTAACGACCCTTATGAGATAATTAATTTCTCACAACGCCCTTCATTAAACGATGCATCTAATTCTAAGAATCTACAATCGTTTTACCCAATCGATTATTTTAGAGATGAAATTAGACCTGTTACCAAGCTTAGACCTAATGAAGGCAATCGTATTGTCATTATAATGACGCAAGTGGAAACCATGCGTAAGGAAACGGCAAATGCATTTCTGAAAATTCTTGAGGAACCAAGCGATCGCCTGATGTTTATCCTTACCACAGAGAGTTACGAAAGCCTTCTTCCTACTATAACATCTAGATGTCAGCATATTGCACTTGGCACTTTAACGCCTAGTGAGGTAGAACAAGGACTTATTCACGTAGATGGCATTCCTGAAGATGATGCCAAGTATTTAGCCCGTGTAGCCAATGGTAATTATGCTGCAACAAGGTTTTTTGACATAGAACGCCTAAAACAAAATCGTGCTGAAGTAGTTCAATATCTAAGGTGGGCATTTAGCCACGATGCGATTGCTTTAACGAAACTAGCTCAAGACTGGCAAAGCTCCAATAATATTGAAGGATTGATTGCTATCACCAATTTGTTGGAAATGTATATCAGAGACTTAATGATCTACAAAGAAACCAAGAATAAGACATTGATTACCAATATCGATCAATTAGAGTCGGTGGTAAAATTTGTAGACACTTTGGAAAATGCTAGACTTGATGAGATGATTAAAGAAGTTGATAAATGTAGACCTCAAATCTATCAGAATGTATCACCAAAGCTTTTATTCATTGTTCTAGCACTACGCTTTTCGGCCTTAATGAGAGGAGAAGATCCTGTTATTTCAGACGAAGAATCATGGAAACATTTACCTGCATTTGTTGAATAA
- the dapF gene encoding diaminopimelate epimerase gives MSRIKFFKMEGAGNDFVIIDNRTYGFTLKEIIEFTPKICDRKYGVGADGLLVLEEAENEHVDYTMIYRNADGSDAGMCGNGGRCIALYAATHGFENDHTFNVHDGLYKASVDLTKNQVSLSFPDVNSPEDITVLGLPLTKVYTGTEHVVSFVALERLEEEQELIQVGSDIRHAEALNPPGTNVNFICPTSSQSLSLQTYERGVENLTLACGTGAVASAVATHYKNGNKTGSFNYEVKVKGGRLNICFDFVGEQNNYKDVKLIGPANFVFQGEVNV, from the coding sequence ATGTCACGAATTAAATTTTTTAAAATGGAAGGAGCAGGTAACGATTTTGTCATAATCGACAATCGTACCTATGGCTTCACGCTAAAAGAAATCATTGAATTCACACCAAAGATATGTGATAGAAAATATGGTGTTGGTGCAGACGGTCTGCTGGTATTAGAAGAAGCAGAGAATGAACATGTTGACTATACCATGATCTATCGCAATGCTGATGGAAGCGATGCCGGCATGTGTGGCAATGGTGGCCGATGTATTGCCCTGTACGCCGCTACTCATGGCTTTGAAAACGATCATACTTTTAATGTACATGATGGACTATATAAAGCCTCTGTAGACCTAACTAAAAACCAGGTATCCCTCAGTTTTCCAGATGTGAATAGCCCCGAAGACATTACCGTACTTGGGCTCCCTCTCACAAAAGTATATACAGGCACCGAACATGTGGTTTCTTTTGTAGCCTTAGAACGTTTAGAGGAAGAACAAGAACTAATTCAGGTTGGGTCTGATATTAGACATGCTGAAGCCCTAAACCCTCCAGGCACTAATGTTAATTTTATATGCCCTACTTCTTCGCAAAGCCTTTCTCTTCAAACATATGAACGCGGCGTTGAAAATTTAACGCTAGCTTGTGGCACCGGTGCTGTCGCCTCGGCCGTAGCAACGCATTATAAAAATGGTAACAAAACGGGTTCATTTAACTACGAAGTAAAAGTTAAAGGTGGTAGGTTAAACATCTGTTTCGATTTTGTTGGTGAACAGAATAACTATAAAGATGTTAAGCTGATTGGACCTGCGAATTTCGTATTTCAAGGCGAAGTAAATGTCTAA
- a CDS encoding type IX secretion system plug protein domain-containing protein has translation MSNRHSYLWVLLLCLSFTLIQCSSSAELSTIEVVPQASNRLASVKSQVLPPSSIQSITFSSSYKSDAPPILHLGSSDQLHLEFDELTDVSGQFRVQFKHYNKDWTPSNLPDAWIMDGFNEFIINGGTSNSLSDPKYYHYKESFNAKELDLLVSGNYMLEVYDFSTNTLLFSLPFLVTEQEGKLQSNIETVYNGVEGGAHGHQIFNSYTYPSEIEFPQFELSFTYIPRRFLGLATSTDIKNIGNNREINFHLSRQKVFDASYDFALLDLSNFAINATQIDEWIPEANPARVILKPDQLNFISGVNSEMHSRTIGPLNARNARYAEVIFRLEADALNSTDEIVVLGDFNNWTYDERLKLSYNQSSRYLEGSALIKQGTYRYKYFRVIKKGTNSYLLPINDRLSARPQIYHTVVYYRDPVKNFDRILMIGSVEANR, from the coding sequence ATGTCTAACCGACATTCTTACTTATGGGTCTTACTTTTATGCCTGAGTTTCACTCTTATACAGTGTTCGAGTTCAGCTGAATTATCTACCATCGAAGTAGTACCACAAGCTTCAAATCGCTTAGCGAGTGTAAAATCCCAAGTACTACCACCTTCTTCTATTCAGAGTATTACTTTTAGTTCATCATATAAATCGGACGCGCCGCCTATTCTACACTTGGGTTCGTCAGATCAACTACATTTAGAATTTGATGAATTGACGGATGTATCTGGACAGTTTAGAGTTCAATTTAAACACTACAACAAAGATTGGACTCCAAGCAACCTACCTGATGCGTGGATAATGGATGGTTTTAACGAATTTATTATAAATGGTGGAACCTCTAATTCGTTAAGCGATCCTAAGTATTATCACTACAAAGAAAGCTTCAATGCTAAAGAACTAGACTTGTTAGTAAGTGGAAACTATATGTTGGAAGTGTACGATTTTAGCACAAATACACTACTGTTTTCACTTCCTTTTTTAGTGACCGAACAAGAAGGGAAATTACAATCTAACATTGAAACCGTTTACAATGGTGTTGAAGGTGGAGCTCATGGGCATCAAATCTTTAATAGCTATACCTACCCATCAGAAATTGAATTTCCTCAGTTCGAACTCTCCTTTACCTATATCCCACGTCGGTTTCTTGGGTTGGCCACTTCAACTGATATAAAAAACATCGGCAATAATCGTGAGATTAATTTTCATTTATCACGGCAGAAGGTCTTCGATGCATCCTATGATTTCGCGTTATTAGACTTGAGCAATTTCGCAATAAATGCAACGCAGATTGATGAATGGATACCCGAAGCTAATCCAGCTAGAGTAATTTTAAAACCCGATCAGCTAAACTTCATTAGTGGAGTTAATTCTGAAATGCACTCAAGAACAATCGGCCCACTTAACGCTCGTAACGCTAGATATGCTGAAGTCATTTTTAGGCTCGAAGCAGATGCACTCAATTCTACCGATGAGATCGTTGTGCTAGGTGACTTTAATAATTGGACCTATGACGAACGCTTAAAATTAAGCTATAATCAATCCTCTAGATATTTGGAGGGTTCTGCTTTGATAAAGCAAGGTACGTATCGCTACAAGTACTTTCGTGTAATAAAAAAGGGAACAAATTCTTATTTACTCCCTATAAATGATCGATTAAGTGCTCGACCTCAAATTTATCATACAGTAGTTTACTATCGAGATCCTGTTAAGAACTTCGATCGCATTCTTATGATTGGTTCTGTAGAAGCCAATCGTTAG
- a CDS encoding peptidase MA family metallohydrolase: protein MKVRFLFTLLASFLMLSSASAQYFPFGKNRVQYDDFEWRYIQSKHFDIYYYNEKNYELAEFTALSVESAYKQVQKDFNHEISDRISVIIYDSHNDFSQTNVVNLPNSAEGIGGVTDKYKNRITLPFDGDYNDFRRTIHHELVHAIFNDMFYGGSVQSIIQNNINLVFPLWFEEGLAEYSALGWDSNTDMYIRDAVINNYLPPIQYLSGYYSYRGGQSLWNYIAEEYGREKIAEILQRIRNSRSVEYGMTAALGMNIEELSEKWTEALKKRYYPEVAERERSESVGSLLTERGKFGTYNTSPAISPQGDKIAFITNSRGYFDVVVISAINGQKLKTVIRGEDNPNFEELNILNPNLTWSPDGTKLAMSTKTKGRDDLAIIDYATSKVSKLKFPSIDAIGSVAWAPDNSKIAFDANIGPYQDIFIYDFNEKSLTNVTKDFFSDREPAWSADSKSVYFISDRGDKTELSTYALQHNLFSGDGFYQTDIYMVDLGATVAERITETPIWSEMQPVTSYRGDLYYISDENGIQNVYKMDLASRTSSPITDLQSGISQISVSADGSRIAFNAINEGYLDIFLLKSPEAKIKSEPLTKNYWAQRRATESKEERVPAIAYAREMFDTGVMAVDKAEEKVTIEEPEVEQTNDNIDFRNYVFADDVVQDTTLYLKDVESFSVEDNITDDGRYIPQEYRLKFGVDIAYSPTFVASTYGSFALTQFIISDLLGDHQISIGTNFVFDLKDSDYSFQYGNFKNRTNYFFSYFHTSRKYQSYFGELIRYRTYGVSSSIQYPFDKFRRLDFNLSFLNIDLNYNSVFNVIDDTGNSFQTSDPSETSRFLYPEVVFTSDKTLPGFLTSRAGSRFSVGLSGSPSFYSGAPEFVSVLGDFRKYFDLGLNTSIALRFSGGASIGKDAQNYFLGGKLGWINQKWSDTGLPVDRITDNFFSVPALPLRGYEYNAINGENFSLINAEFRFPLFAAIIPGAIPILPLYNITGVAFLDVGTAWGSTNNLGIYVNPSTNSEFVINSKSLDFKPATQEVGYIPIGNNTFQEVNYLDGDLLIGAGFGFRSIVFGLPFGYDVGWAHDGSSFYSDPVHYFSIGIDF, encoded by the coding sequence ATGAAAGTACGTTTCTTATTTACACTACTAGCTAGCTTTTTGATGCTGAGTTCGGCTTCAGCTCAGTATTTCCCGTTTGGTAAAAATAGAGTTCAATACGACGATTTCGAGTGGCGTTACATTCAATCGAAGCACTTTGATATCTACTACTATAACGAAAAGAACTACGAGCTAGCTGAATTCACTGCCTTAAGTGTTGAAAGTGCGTACAAACAAGTTCAGAAAGATTTTAATCATGAAATTTCAGATCGAATTTCAGTGATTATTTATGATTCTCATAACGACTTCTCGCAAACAAATGTAGTTAACCTTCCTAACAGTGCCGAGGGGATAGGTGGGGTAACGGATAAGTACAAAAACAGAATTACCCTGCCGTTTGACGGTGATTACAACGATTTCCGTAGAACGATTCACCACGAGCTTGTACATGCCATATTCAACGATATGTTTTATGGTGGCAGTGTTCAGTCCATCATACAAAATAACATCAATCTTGTATTTCCACTTTGGTTTGAAGAAGGATTAGCAGAGTACAGTGCATTAGGTTGGGATAGTAATACTGACATGTACATTCGTGACGCGGTAATTAATAATTATCTACCGCCAATTCAGTATCTAAGTGGATACTATTCTTATAGAGGTGGCCAATCGCTTTGGAATTACATTGCCGAAGAATATGGGCGTGAAAAAATCGCTGAAATTCTTCAACGTATTCGAAATAGTAGAAGTGTGGAGTACGGAATGACTGCTGCACTGGGGATGAATATCGAAGAACTTTCTGAAAAATGGACCGAAGCTTTAAAGAAACGGTATTATCCAGAAGTGGCAGAAAGAGAACGTTCTGAGTCTGTTGGTTCACTTTTAACAGAACGTGGAAAATTCGGTACCTACAATACTTCTCCAGCTATTTCACCACAAGGGGATAAAATTGCATTCATTACCAATAGCCGTGGATATTTTGATGTGGTAGTGATAAGCGCCATCAATGGTCAAAAGCTTAAAACGGTGATTCGAGGAGAGGATAACCCAAACTTTGAAGAGCTTAATATTCTAAACCCGAACCTAACTTGGTCGCCGGATGGAACTAAGTTAGCTATGTCTACAAAAACAAAAGGTAGAGATGACTTAGCGATTATTGACTATGCAACAAGTAAGGTGAGTAAACTTAAGTTTCCAAGCATTGATGCTATCGGCTCAGTTGCGTGGGCACCTGATAACTCAAAAATTGCTTTTGATGCGAACATAGGCCCATACCAAGATATTTTTATATACGACTTCAACGAGAAGAGCTTAACAAATGTAACTAAAGACTTTTTCTCAGATCGTGAGCCTGCATGGTCAGCCGATTCCAAATCTGTTTACTTTATATCTGATAGAGGAGATAAAACTGAGTTATCAACTTATGCGCTTCAGCACAACTTATTCTCGGGAGATGGCTTCTATCAAACCGATATCTATATGGTAGATTTGGGAGCAACCGTTGCCGAACGAATTACGGAAACTCCTATATGGAGTGAAATGCAGCCCGTTACATCCTATAGAGGAGATTTATATTACATCTCTGATGAAAATGGAATTCAGAATGTGTATAAGATGGATTTAGCAAGTCGTACATCATCGCCTATCACGGATTTACAATCAGGTATCTCTCAAATATCAGTTAGTGCTGATGGAAGCCGAATTGCGTTTAATGCCATTAATGAAGGGTATCTAGATATTTTCTTATTGAAATCGCCGGAGGCTAAGATTAAATCTGAACCTCTAACAAAGAACTACTGGGCACAGCGTAGAGCTACGGAGTCGAAAGAGGAGCGAGTACCTGCCATTGCCTATGCACGTGAGATGTTTGATACTGGTGTTATGGCCGTGGATAAAGCGGAAGAAAAGGTAACCATTGAAGAACCTGAAGTAGAGCAAACCAACGATAATATCGACTTTAGAAATTACGTGTTCGCAGATGATGTGGTTCAAGACACAACCCTTTACCTCAAAGATGTAGAAAGCTTTAGCGTTGAAGATAATATCACAGATGATGGTAGATACATACCTCAAGAGTACAGACTCAAATTTGGAGTTGATATAGCCTATAGCCCAACTTTTGTGGCATCAACTTATGGATCTTTTGCACTTACTCAATTTATAATCAGTGATCTTTTAGGAGATCATCAGATATCGATTGGTACCAACTTTGTATTCGATTTAAAGGATAGTGATTACAGTTTCCAATACGGTAACTTTAAAAATAGAACCAATTACTTCTTTAGTTACTTCCATACTTCAAGAAAGTACCAAAGTTATTTCGGAGAGCTTATCAGATATAGAACATATGGAGTAAGTTCATCTATTCAATATCCATTTGATAAATTCCGCAGACTCGATTTCAATTTATCATTTTTGAATATCGACTTAAACTACAATAGTGTATTCAATGTTATTGATGATACTGGGAATTCATTTCAAACATCTGACCCAAGTGAAACGAGTAGGTTCTTATATCCTGAAGTGGTGTTCACTTCTGATAAAACATTACCAGGTTTCTTAACTTCACGAGCTGGTTCTAGATTCTCTGTTGGCTTAAGTGGTAGTCCATCATTTTATAGCGGTGCACCAGAGTTTGTTTCCGTTTTAGGCGACTTCCGTAAGTACTTTGACCTTGGACTAAACACAAGTATTGCGTTAAGATTTTCAGGGGGTGCTTCAATAGGAAAAGATGCACAGAATTACTTCTTAGGAGGTAAACTAGGGTGGATCAATCAAAAGTGGAGCGATACCGGATTACCTGTTGATAGAATCACAGATAACTTTTTCTCAGTGCCTGCATTACCACTTCGTGGATACGAGTACAATGCCATTAATGGGGAAAACTTTTCTTTAATCAATGCTGAATTTAGATTCCCATTATTTGCTGCAATTATACCAGGAGCGATTCCAATTTTACCGCTCTATAATATTACTGGCGTTGCCTTCTTGGATGTTGGAACGGCTTGGGGTTCTACCAATAACCTTGGGATTTATGTGAACCCAAGTACTAATTCTGAATTCGTAATCAATTCAAAATCTTTAGACTTTAAACCAGCAACTCAAGAAGTAGGATATATACCCATAGGGAATAATACCTTCCAAGAAGTGAATTATTTAGATGGTGATTTATTAATTGGCGCTGGATTTGGTTTCAGAAGTATCGTATTTGGATTGCCATTTGGCTACGATGTAGGTTGGGCTCATGATGGCAGTAGCTTTTACAGCGACCCCGTACATTACTTCTCGATTGGCATCGATTTCTAA
- the rnr gene encoding ribonuclease R produces the protein MSRNSRLSSLEEIVLDLVKNSPEKKLSRDVIAHALAITSKKEHKRLDKTINVLISKQLILRNGDSVKLRTGKKSKAKDLDLIEGRIEITQRGTGYVIVDGMDEDIMIPSNDTDLALPGDIVKVKVKGNRRSGQPKGKVMEIKSRGKEFYVGTFKKTGQKTFLIEPDQKSAHIDFYVLEDSINGAKTDDKVLFKLKKWVHQRALPEAEIVSILGKSGTNDANILSILAENDLRSDFDPSVEKFADQIPVDIPEEEFKRRRDLRNENVFTIDPADAKDFDDALSIEILDNGNYYLGVHIADVSHYVRPDTILDKEAYSRGTSVYLVDRVIPMLPEILSNGVCSLRPNEDKLTYSCFMEIDKNGKLVDYSVEETAIHSKQRFTYEQAQEVIDGANHPFKKEIKMAESLARTLLKKRFEEGAIDFESPEPKFVLDEKGKPIDVIIKKRIFAHRLIEECMLMANKTVALHVENLRKESGKRKSKDLFPFFYRIHDKPDTEKLAGIAGQVAPLGIKFEVRDKITPKYINNLLQKVKETPVEMIVNGLMLRAMAKAEYSPANIGHFGLGFPHYAHFTSPIRRYPDVIVHRLLKEYNAGTKGYNFDTLIKHGEHCSERERVAVDAERDSIKLKQVEFLSSKIGQVFDGVISGVTERGIFVNLKDVYCEGMLRVSDLKGDYYIFNPQLHALVGKSSGKAYKLGDDIKVRVDSTNLQKRQIDFTLAK, from the coding sequence ATGAGTAGAAACTCGAGATTAAGCAGTTTAGAAGAAATTGTATTAGACCTAGTAAAGAATAGCCCCGAGAAAAAGTTATCTAGAGATGTTATAGCGCATGCTTTAGCTATAACCAGTAAAAAAGAGCATAAGCGGTTAGATAAAACCATAAATGTGCTCATCAGTAAACAACTGATTTTAAGAAATGGAGATTCTGTTAAACTAAGAACAGGCAAGAAATCTAAAGCGAAAGATTTAGATCTAATTGAAGGACGGATTGAAATTACTCAGCGTGGCACGGGCTATGTAATTGTAGATGGGATGGATGAAGATATCATGATTCCATCAAACGACACCGATTTAGCACTCCCTGGTGATATAGTTAAAGTAAAGGTAAAAGGGAACCGTAGAAGTGGCCAGCCTAAAGGTAAAGTCATGGAGATTAAATCTCGTGGCAAAGAATTCTATGTTGGAACGTTTAAGAAAACCGGCCAAAAAACCTTTTTAATTGAACCGGATCAGAAGTCGGCACATATCGATTTTTATGTGCTAGAAGACAGCATTAACGGCGCTAAAACGGATGATAAAGTGCTGTTTAAGTTGAAGAAGTGGGTGCATCAACGAGCGTTACCAGAAGCGGAAATTGTTTCCATTTTAGGTAAATCAGGCACAAACGATGCGAACATCCTTTCTATTCTTGCCGAGAATGATTTAAGATCAGATTTCGACCCTTCAGTGGAGAAATTTGCAGATCAAATACCGGTAGATATCCCTGAAGAGGAATTCAAGCGAAGAAGGGACCTTCGAAATGAGAATGTATTTACTATCGACCCTGCCGATGCTAAAGATTTTGATGATGCACTCAGTATAGAAATACTCGACAATGGCAATTACTACTTAGGGGTGCATATTGCCGATGTAAGCCATTACGTTCGTCCTGATACCATATTGGATAAAGAGGCGTACTCTCGCGGTACAAGCGTGTATTTAGTAGATCGAGTGATTCCAATGTTACCTGAAATACTCAGTAATGGAGTTTGTAGCCTGAGGCCAAACGAAGATAAGCTTACTTATAGCTGTTTCATGGAAATAGACAAAAATGGAAAGCTTGTAGATTATTCGGTAGAAGAAACAGCCATTCACTCTAAGCAACGATTTACATACGAGCAAGCTCAAGAAGTGATAGATGGGGCCAACCATCCTTTCAAAAAAGAGATTAAAATGGCCGAATCTCTTGCTCGCACTTTACTCAAAAAACGCTTTGAAGAAGGAGCTATTGATTTTGAGTCGCCGGAACCGAAATTCGTTTTGGATGAAAAAGGAAAGCCCATTGATGTAATCATCAAAAAGAGAATATTTGCTCATCGCCTAATTGAAGAGTGTATGTTAATGGCGAATAAAACAGTAGCTCTGCATGTAGAAAACTTGAGGAAAGAATCAGGTAAGCGTAAGTCGAAAGATCTGTTTCCTTTCTTTTATCGTATTCATGACAAACCAGATACGGAAAAATTAGCAGGCATTGCTGGACAAGTAGCGCCTCTTGGAATCAAATTTGAAGTGAGAGATAAAATAACTCCAAAGTACATTAATAATCTTCTGCAGAAAGTTAAAGAGACTCCTGTAGAGATGATTGTAAACGGACTGATGCTGCGTGCGATGGCCAAAGCAGAATATTCTCCAGCAAATATTGGTCACTTTGGTTTAGGATTTCCACATTACGCACACTTTACCAGCCCAATTCGCCGTTACCCTGATGTTATTGTGCATAGACTCTTAAAAGAGTACAACGCAGGTACAAAAGGATATAATTTCGATACCTTAATTAAGCATGGTGAACATTGTAGCGAACGCGAACGTGTAGCCGTTGATGCAGAAAGAGATTCTATAAAATTAAAACAAGTGGAATTTTTAAGCTCAAAAATTGGTCAAGTATTTGATGGGGTTATAAGTGGTGTTACCGAAAGGGGCATTTTCGTAAACCTTAAAGATGTGTACTGTGAAGGTATGCTTCGTGTGTCTGACCTGAAGGGCGATTATTATATATTTAATCCTCAGCTACATGCTTTAGTGGGTAAATCATCAGGTAAAGCATACAAGCTAGGTGATGATATAAAAGTGAGAGTGGATAGTACCAATCTCCAAAAAAGACAGATTGATTTTACTTTAGCTAAATAA